One genomic segment of Laspinema palackyanum D2c includes these proteins:
- a CDS encoding class I SAM-dependent methyltransferase, whose amino-acid sequence MSSETPLSEENPSEASLEALDPRPEIYPGEVFANVADFDSGIRQLLPIYDDLLAALLRCIPVTSKQILELGCGTGELSLKLLAHCPDAELVAVDYSPRMLSVCQDKIAAAGYGERVRWIEADFGNLATLNVRIAPHQGFDVCASSLAIHHLSDPVKLKLFKWVRQNLSPGGCFWNADPVLSETPGLEAVYDAVTEEGVKAQGITLEKVRAKCGQTIPQGYSGPDRLATVLEQVELLKSADFATVAIPWKHYGLAVFGGISGAI is encoded by the coding sequence ATGAGTTCTGAGACTCCCCTTTCAGAAGAAAACCCAAGCGAGGCTAGTTTAGAAGCCCTTGACCCTAGACCGGAAATTTATCCTGGGGAAGTTTTTGCGAATGTGGCGGATTTTGATAGTGGCATTCGCCAACTGCTGCCGATTTATGATGACTTATTGGCGGCACTACTGCGTTGCATTCCTGTTACCAGTAAACAAATTTTAGAATTAGGGTGTGGGACGGGGGAACTTAGCCTTAAACTATTGGCTCACTGTCCCGATGCTGAATTAGTGGCGGTGGATTATTCCCCACGAATGTTGAGCGTTTGTCAGGATAAAATTGCAGCAGCAGGCTATGGGGAACGGGTGCGATGGATCGAGGCAGATTTTGGCAATTTGGCAACCTTAAATGTGCGAATTGCACCGCATCAAGGGTTTGATGTCTGTGCCTCTTCGTTAGCGATTCATCATCTTAGCGATCCGGTCAAATTAAAACTGTTTAAATGGGTTCGTCAAAATCTGTCCCCAGGGGGATGTTTTTGGAATGCTGACCCCGTACTATCAGAAACTCCAGGTTTAGAGGCCGTTTATGATGCAGTCACAGAGGAGGGGGTCAAGGCACAGGGAATCACCCTAGAAAAAGTACGGGCTAAATGTGGTCAAACCATTCCCCAGGGATACTCGGGTCCCGATCGCTTGGCAACGGTGTTAGAACAGGTAGAGCTTTTGAAATCTGCCGATTTTGCCACAGTAGCTATCCCTTGGAAACACTATGGACTGGCAGTTTTTGGGGGAATTTCTGGAGCGATTTAG
- a CDS encoding two-partner secretion domain-containing protein encodes MLSLIRQVKPKPSWQIPWLLLPFSIGLLSYPSSAQIVPDTTLPVNSIVTPEGSRLVITGGTPAGPNLFHSFTEFSLPTGGSAYFNQGNSIQNIFTRITGINPSNIDGILQANGSANLFLLNPNGIIFGANAQLNIGGSFVVSAGDRIQFSDRTEFPANPGDTPPLLTVSSPMGLQLGTNPGNIALNGARLEVPTGQQLALVGDNLALQGAQLRAPSGTIDLTAQNIALSAGALLDVSAEAGGQIRIGSRDLTLTDQSRILADNLGNGTGRGIEITTERLNLSDRALISASTFGSGTGGQLTIEATEAVVMTGDNRFNQTLDRLFSQEITRPEDVGTGIFSITFGTGNGGNLTLNTPSLKLTDSAFMSTATFGDGKGGNMTVNSGMVHLIESELFADNLGSGDAGDVTLNAQTLTLQNGGAIAASTFGAGLGGTISITVSDSIEIGGTSFGGRFNSGIFASAYVNATQPAGNIKIQTGQLNLRGGAQIVATTFAAVPGGIVTVTASEIEVSGSSPDGQYLSSIKTQAQSEGPAGSLTLNTRSLIVRDGALISTSTEGTGDGGNLTIRATDFVELTGTGTFNLVQSVVEGGFEPEQIQDGLFTVSSGSGNAGNLTLETGRLSVRNSAHIATGTLTQGNGGTLSVRASDRIDLQGAYLLTGTGGSGPAGDIFIDTGDLRLQDGSQIIASTLATGSGGNIRVNASESVQLQNQSSMISTSQGAGSAGYVLIQTDQLSLQNQSIVSTFASGEGNAGFLGIAASESVELQEKSALETSTEGIGDAGFLEIDTRSLTLENSGISVSAQGTGEAGNLNIASDRLSLNNGFLLGIAASGRGGNVQLEVNDLLTLRQGSTISAEALGTGDGGNVAVTTDAIALLENSRIRATAVEGMGGNIQIFTQALFESPKSQITASSNQGIDGVVSVNTPDLQPTHGLIALPSEMLNLGNLVFEGCGTGASQSEFIVTGRGGLPPNPTDPFNGDRILEDLGTVQSNRDLTPQRFTGDQPAMIPPTPPLVEANTWAIAPNGQLILTTAPTPKHPGDRWNTPENCHSRS; translated from the coding sequence ATGTTGTCTCTAATTCGGCAGGTTAAACCCAAGCCCTCCTGGCAAATCCCCTGGTTGCTTTTACCCTTTTCCATTGGCCTACTTTCCTATCCCAGCAGCGCTCAAATTGTTCCTGATACCACACTTCCCGTTAATTCTATCGTCACCCCAGAGGGCAGTCGCCTGGTCATTACAGGCGGCACTCCTGCCGGGCCCAATCTGTTCCATAGTTTTACGGAATTTAGCTTGCCCACCGGGGGGAGTGCCTATTTTAATCAGGGCAATAGTATTCAAAATATTTTCACCCGAATCACGGGAATTAACCCCTCGAATATCGATGGAATTCTCCAAGCCAATGGCAGCGCTAATCTATTTTTATTAAACCCTAATGGAATCATATTCGGGGCAAATGCTCAGTTAAATATCGGGGGTTCATTTGTGGTCAGTGCCGGGGACCGCATCCAATTTAGCGATCGCACTGAATTTCCCGCCAATCCCGGAGACACCCCCCCCTTGTTAACGGTGAGCTCACCAATGGGGTTGCAACTGGGAACAAACCCGGGGAACATTGCCCTCAACGGTGCTCGCCTAGAAGTCCCCACGGGCCAACAGTTAGCCTTAGTGGGGGACAACTTGGCCCTCCAGGGCGCGCAACTGAGAGCACCGAGTGGCACAATTGACCTAACTGCCCAAAATATCGCACTTTCAGCCGGTGCATTGCTCGACGTGAGCGCAGAAGCGGGAGGACAAATCCGCATCGGCAGTCGCGACCTCACCCTCACCGACCAATCCCGAATTTTAGCCGATAACTTGGGGAACGGAACCGGCCGAGGCATCGAAATCACCACGGAACGCCTGAACTTAAGCGATCGCGCCTTGATTTCCGCCTCCACCTTTGGCAGTGGCACCGGAGGCCAACTCACCATCGAGGCAACCGAGGCAGTGGTCATGACTGGGGACAACCGCTTTAACCAAACCCTTGATCGCCTGTTTAGCCAAGAAATCACCCGCCCCGAAGACGTCGGAACCGGCATTTTTTCTATCACTTTCGGTACGGGCAACGGAGGCAATCTCACTCTGAATACCCCCTCCCTAAAGCTCACTGACTCCGCCTTTATGTCTACCGCTACCTTTGGGGATGGGAAGGGAGGCAATATGACCGTCAACAGTGGCATGGTACACCTCATCGAATCCGAACTGTTTGCCGATAATTTGGGCAGTGGGGATGCCGGGGATGTCACCTTGAATGCCCAAACCCTGACACTCCAAAATGGGGGTGCGATCGCCGCCTCCACCTTTGGTGCAGGTCTAGGCGGAACCATTAGCATCACGGTATCTGACTCCATCGAAATAGGGGGAACCAGTTTCGGCGGTCGGTTTAACAGTGGCATCTTTGCCAGTGCTTATGTCAATGCCACTCAACCTGCCGGAAATATTAAGATTCAAACCGGACAACTCAACCTTCGCGGGGGCGCTCAGATTGTCGCCACCACCTTCGCCGCAGTTCCCGGGGGAATCGTCACCGTCACTGCCTCAGAAATAGAAGTCAGCGGCAGCAGTCCCGATGGACAATATCTCAGCAGTATCAAAACCCAAGCTCAGTCCGAGGGACCGGCGGGAAGTTTGACCCTCAACACGCGATCGCTGATTGTCCGGGATGGGGCGCTCATCTCCACCTCCACGGAAGGCACCGGCGACGGAGGCAACCTCACTATTCGAGCGACGGACTTTGTAGAACTGACCGGAACCGGAACCTTTAATTTAGTTCAATCGGTTGTAGAAGGCGGGTTTGAACCGGAGCAGATTCAGGATGGATTATTTACTGTGAGTTCCGGTTCCGGTAACGCAGGCAATCTCACCCTGGAAACCGGAAGACTCAGCGTTCGCAACTCGGCTCACATCGCCACCGGCACTCTCACTCAGGGAAATGGGGGAACCTTGAGTGTCCGCGCCAGCGATCGCATTGATCTCCAAGGCGCTTATTTGCTAACAGGCACGGGCGGTAGTGGTCCCGCCGGTGATATCTTTATTGATACAGGTGACTTACGCTTACAAGACGGCTCGCAAATCATCGCTTCCACCCTCGCCACCGGATCCGGGGGAAATATTCGGGTCAACGCATCGGAGTCTGTCCAACTCCAAAACCAATCCTCCATGATTTCCACCAGTCAAGGAGCGGGAAGTGCGGGGTATGTGCTAATCCAAACCGATCAATTGAGCCTCCAAAATCAATCCATTGTCTCCACCTTTGCCTCAGGTGAGGGAAATGCAGGTTTTTTGGGAATTGCCGCATCCGAATCGGTGGAACTGCAAGAAAAAAGTGCCTTGGAAACGTCCACCGAGGGAATCGGCGATGCCGGATTTTTAGAAATCGATACGCGATCGCTGACCCTAGAAAACAGTGGCATCTCCGTCAGCGCTCAAGGGACGGGAGAGGCAGGCAATCTTAACATTGCCAGCGATCGTTTGAGTCTGAATAATGGATTTTTGTTGGGAATTGCCGCATCCGGTCGAGGCGGGAATGTTCAATTAGAGGTGAATGATCTGCTGACTCTGCGACAAGGGTCTACTATTTCCGCTGAAGCGTTAGGAACCGGAGATGGTGGCAATGTGGCAGTCACCACCGATGCGATCGCCTTACTGGAAAATAGTCGAATTAGGGCCACTGCCGTAGAAGGCATGGGCGGGAACATCCAAATCTTCACCCAAGCTCTGTTTGAGAGTCCCAAGAGTCAAATTACCGCCAGTTCTAACCAAGGCATTGATGGAGTAGTCTCAGTCAATACCCCGGATCTCCAACCCACCCACGGGTTAATTGCTCTCCCCTCAGAAATGCTTAACCTGGGAAATCTGGTCTTTGAAGGTTGTGGTACGGGAGCATCCCAAAGTGAGTTTATTGTGACAGGACGCGGAGGATTACCCCCCAATCCCACCGACCCCTTCAATGGCGATCGCATTTTGGAGGATTTGGGAACCGTGCAAAGCAATCGGGATTTAACCCCACAGCGGTTCACCGGCGATCAACCCGCGATGATACCCCCGACTCCTCCCTTAGTCGAGGCCAATACCTGGGCGATCGCCCCCAATGGTCAACTCATCCTCACCACTGCACCCACTCCCAAGCACCCCGGCGATCGCTGGAATACCCCGGAAAATTGTCATTCCCGGTCCTAA